The following proteins are encoded in a genomic region of Candidatus Methylospira mobilis:
- a CDS encoding DUF262 domain-containing protein produces the protein MRWVKSSREIDMAATNFKTENNIFRKLIGNGLTYCIPRFQRDYSWTADEWEDLWLDLLGTLQPEGEPSHYMGYLVLQSADDKTFAVIDGQQRLTTLSIIILAILKNLQRQIDAKNDAEANQQRLQQIRQAYIGYLDPVTLVSRPKLTLNRNNNDYYQNYLVTLGHLPVRGFRSSEHLLRKAFEWFDKRVADYIKPSAGNEGMRLAQLAEDISDRLFFTVITVTDELNAYKVFETLNARGVRLSATDLLKNYLFSVLDRQGQNDHELRNLEDRWEAMVGRLGAESFPDFLRVHWNSRRSFARQAELFKTIRSRIDTREAVFQLLRDMEQDLDAYLALSSPEASDWPPDAKILASTLRTFNVRQPYPLLLAAKRQFNETDFIGLLRACVVISMRFNVIGSYSTAEQERTYNAVAERIAKVEITALGQALPAMSSIYPNDAAFRAAFAEKTIRTTLPRNNRVVRYILCTLEKHLSGVELSFTSDSFNVEHVLPQRPQSGWDAFSDEEADALAYRLGNMTLLQSGVNKDLGNVAYGVKRPVYQDSQFAITRKIAEDNAEWTPERIGAHQSWMANQATSIWRIGQLG, from the coding sequence ATGCGCTGGGTGAAATCGTCTCGCGAGATCGACATGGCCGCCACCAATTTCAAAACAGAAAACAATATCTTCCGTAAGCTGATCGGAAACGGGCTGACCTACTGCATACCCAGATTCCAGCGCGATTACAGTTGGACGGCGGATGAGTGGGAAGATTTGTGGCTGGATTTGCTCGGCACTCTGCAGCCGGAAGGCGAACCGTCGCATTATATGGGCTATCTGGTTCTGCAATCGGCGGACGATAAAACGTTTGCGGTGATTGACGGTCAGCAGCGTCTTACCACCTTGAGCATCATCATCCTTGCCATATTGAAAAACCTTCAGCGCCAGATCGACGCCAAAAACGACGCGGAAGCCAATCAGCAACGGCTGCAACAAATCCGCCAAGCCTACATCGGTTATCTCGATCCCGTTACCCTGGTTTCGCGGCCCAAGCTGACGCTCAACCGCAACAACAACGACTATTATCAGAATTATCTGGTTACCTTGGGCCATCTACCGGTGCGAGGTTTCCGCAGTTCCGAACACCTGTTGCGCAAGGCATTCGAATGGTTCGACAAACGCGTTGCCGATTACATCAAACCGAGCGCCGGCAATGAAGGCATGCGGCTGGCGCAATTGGCGGAGGATATCAGCGACCGTCTGTTTTTTACCGTGATCACCGTTACCGATGAACTCAACGCCTATAAAGTATTCGAAACCTTGAACGCGCGAGGCGTGCGTCTATCCGCCACCGATTTGCTGAAAAACTACCTGTTTTCGGTATTGGATCGACAAGGCCAAAACGATCACGAATTACGCAATTTGGAAGATCGCTGGGAAGCCATGGTCGGGCGTTTGGGCGCTGAAAGTTTTCCGGACTTTTTGCGGGTGCATTGGAACAGTCGCCGCTCATTTGCACGGCAGGCCGAATTGTTCAAAACCATACGCAGCCGCATCGACACGCGGGAAGCGGTCTTTCAACTGCTACGGGACATGGAGCAGGATCTGGACGCTTATCTGGCCTTGTCGTCGCCTGAGGCGTCCGATTGGCCGCCCGACGCGAAAATCCTGGCGAGCACCCTGCGCACCTTCAATGTGCGCCAACCTTACCCCTTGCTGCTGGCGGCAAAGCGCCAATTCAACGAAACCGACTTTATCGGGTTGTTGCGCGCCTGCGTGGTGATTTCCATGCGCTTCAACGTCATCGGCAGCTACAGCACGGCGGAGCAGGAACGCACCTACAATGCCGTTGCAGAACGTATCGCCAAGGTTGAGATCACCGCGCTGGGTCAGGCGCTACCGGCGATGTCGAGTATCTACCCGAACGATGCGGCATTCCGCGCCGCATTTGCCGAAAAAACCATACGCACTACGCTGCCGCGCAATAATCGCGTTGTGCGCTACATCCTGTGCACGCTGGAAAAACATTTGTCGGGAGTGGAGCTGAGTTTTACCAGCGACAGTTTCAATGTCGAGCATGTTCTCCCGCAACGGCCGCAGTCAGGCTGGGATGCATTCAGCGACGAAGAAGCCGATGCACTGGCCTACCGTCTCGGCAACATGACGCTGTTGCAAAGCGGCGTCAACAAGGATTTGGGCAATGTGGCCTATGGCGTCAAACGCCCGGTTTACCAGGACAGTCAGTTCGCCATCACTCGCAAAATTGCCGAGGATAATGCAGAGTGGACGCCCGAGCGCATCGGCGCGCACCAGAGCTGGATGGCGAATCAGGCTACTTCTATTTGGCGGATCGGGCAGTTGGGCTAA
- a CDS encoding ribbon-helix-helix protein, CopG family: protein MNTLTIKITPQLEAAILQASAQEHLSKSELVRRALNMYLRQRMSSAHFVSALDQADDLVGCFSGGPADLSSNPSHLASFGRV, encoded by the coding sequence ATGAATACTTTGACCATCAAAATTACCCCGCAGCTTGAAGCTGCAATTCTTCAGGCCAGCGCGCAAGAGCATCTGAGTAAGTCGGAGTTGGTGCGGCGGGCGCTGAATATGTATCTGCGGCAACGCATGTCGTCCGCACATTTTGTTTCGGCGCTTGACCAAGCCGACGATTTGGTAGGCTGTTTTTCGGGAGGACCAGCCGATTTGTCTTCCAATCCAAGTCATTTGGCCTCTTTTGGGCGCGTCTGA
- the asd gene encoding archaetidylserine decarboxylase (Phosphatidylserine decarboxylase is synthesized as a single chain precursor. Generation of the pyruvoyl active site from a Ser is coupled to cleavage of a Gly-Ser bond between the larger (beta) and smaller (alpha chains). It is an integral membrane protein.), whose amino-acid sequence MACACMERLTSAIQYLLPHHLLSRGMHALARCQNTALKNALISRVVKLYGVNVGEALEPDPLAYPSFNAFFTRALKLGARPLDPTPGAILCPADGAVSQLGDINDGTIFQAKGHSYSVTELLGGDAGLAQPFLDGKFATIYLSPRDYHRLHMPLSGRLRDMQHVPGRLFSVNAATARNVPRLFARNERVAAFFDTEAGPMALVLVGAIFVSSIETVWHGEVTPPSSSTVRRWHYDDGVRLEQGAEIGRFNMGSTIIVLLGKQAGNWLEGLGAGDSVRMGQLLGTC is encoded by the coding sequence ATGGCTTGCGCATGCATGGAGCGCCTGACCAGCGCGATACAATACCTGCTGCCTCATCATTTGCTGTCGCGCGGGATGCATGCGCTGGCGCGTTGCCAGAACACCGCGCTGAAGAATGCCTTGATCAGCCGCGTCGTAAAGCTTTACGGCGTCAACGTCGGCGAAGCGCTGGAGCCCGATCCGTTGGCCTATCCGAGTTTCAATGCGTTCTTCACGCGCGCATTGAAGCTTGGCGCAAGGCCGCTGGACCCGACGCCGGGCGCGATTTTGTGTCCGGCGGACGGCGCTGTCAGCCAGTTAGGCGACATTAACGACGGCACGATCTTTCAGGCGAAAGGACACAGTTACAGCGTCACAGAACTATTGGGCGGCGATGCCGGATTGGCGCAGCCGTTTCTGGACGGCAAGTTTGCAACGATTTATCTGTCGCCCAGGGATTACCATCGCCTGCATATGCCGCTGTCGGGCCGTCTGCGCGACATGCAGCATGTGCCGGGCAGGCTGTTCAGCGTCAATGCCGCAACGGCGCGCAATGTTCCCAGACTGTTTGCGCGCAACGAACGCGTTGCCGCGTTTTTCGATACCGAGGCCGGCCCGATGGCGTTGGTCCTGGTCGGCGCGATATTCGTATCCAGCATCGAAACGGTATGGCATGGCGAAGTAACTCCGCCGTCAAGTTCCACAGTGCGCCGCTGGCATTACGACGATGGCGTCCGGCTGGAGCAAGGCGCTGAAATAGGGCGCTTCAACATGGGGTCCACCATTATCGTGCTGCTGGGTAAACAGGCCGGAAACTGGCTTGAAGGTTTGGGCGCAGGCGACAGCGTGCGCATGGGGCAGCTGTTGGGAACATGCTGA
- a CDS encoding PIN domain-containing protein: MPLTCFLLARAGFDPAKALALIERGVVLVAMSLSNEVAAVRALFQRYDNIPASLADACLIRLAELNEPCRVLTLDSDFHIYRRHGRKVIPLVTPW; the protein is encoded by the coding sequence TTGCCGCTTACCTGTTTTCTGCTGGCACGCGCCGGTTTTGATCCAGCCAAGGCTCTGGCTTTGATTGAGCGAGGCGTGGTGCTGGTGGCGATGTCGCTGAGTAACGAAGTTGCAGCCGTTCGCGCACTGTTTCAACGGTACGATAATATCCCCGCGTCATTGGCCGATGCCTGCCTGATTCGACTCGCTGAGTTGAACGAGCCATGCCGGGTTCTGACCTTGGACAGTGATTTTCATATCTACCGTCGTCATGGAAGAAAAGTCATCCCGCTGGTAACCCCCTGGTAA
- a CDS encoding sulfite exporter TauE/SafE family protein: MKKIRLRTMTLLIPPLVWLGWYFLPQQSPLPVLLEHWRIALTMAFGSFIGGATSEAGGAVAFPVFTKILAIPPKHAKLFSLATQSIGMGSAFLTILLLRIRVEWRAIFWVVPGSIPMLYVGLNLAGALPASAVRILFTVVQCSFALALYLHNRNPAQSRHDCLPRCEIRERSILLVFGMAGGLISGLLGSGLEIIVFSVLVLLFRLCEKTATPTVIVMMVLTTWAGFAMIVSRGEFVAPVTEYWLAAIPIVVVGGPLGVYACSHMPRIIIVRVLIGLILAELISSLLLIPLDRATAVGALVLFLAFSGIYYRMSLSQRYR; this comes from the coding sequence GTGAAAAAAATCCGGTTGCGAACGATGACGCTGCTCATTCCGCCCCTGGTCTGGCTGGGGTGGTATTTCCTGCCGCAACAATCGCCGCTGCCGGTATTGCTGGAGCACTGGCGCATCGCCCTGACCATGGCTTTCGGTTCGTTTATCGGCGGAGCGACCAGCGAAGCGGGCGGAGCGGTAGCTTTCCCTGTATTCACCAAGATACTGGCGATTCCGCCAAAACACGCCAAACTGTTTTCCCTCGCCACCCAAAGCATAGGCATGGGCTCGGCGTTTCTCACCATACTGCTGTTGCGCATACGCGTGGAATGGCGCGCCATATTCTGGGTCGTACCCGGTTCCATACCCATGTTGTATGTTGGCTTGAACCTGGCCGGGGCGCTGCCGGCGAGCGCGGTCCGCATCCTTTTTACCGTAGTGCAATGCAGCTTTGCGCTTGCGCTCTATCTGCATAACCGCAATCCGGCACAAAGCCGCCACGATTGCTTGCCGCGATGCGAAATCAGGGAGCGAAGCATTTTGCTGGTTTTCGGCATGGCCGGCGGATTGATCAGCGGACTATTGGGCAGCGGTCTGGAAATTATCGTGTTTTCGGTGTTGGTGCTGCTGTTTCGCTTGTGCGAGAAAACCGCTACGCCGACCGTTATCGTGATGATGGTGCTGACGACCTGGGCCGGTTTTGCGATGATAGTGTCCAGGGGCGAGTTCGTCGCGCCGGTCACCGAATACTGGCTGGCCGCCATCCCCATCGTCGTCGTGGGAGGGCCGCTGGGCGTTTACGCTTGTTCCCATATGCCGCGAATAATCATAGTCCGTGTGCTGATAGGCTTGATTCTGGCGGAGTTGATATCGTCGCTGCTGCTGATTCCGCTTGATCGCGCCACAGCCGTTGGAGCATTGGTTTTATTTCTGGCTTTTTCCGGCATTTATTACCGGATGTCTTTATCGCAACGCTATCGGTAG
- a CDS encoding pyridoxal-phosphate-dependent aminotransferase family protein: MSITSFNPPVRTLMGPGPSDVHPRILAAMARPTIGHLDPLFVNMMDEMKVLLQYAFKTENALTLPVSAPGSAGMETCFVNLVEPGDKVIVCQNGVFGMRMTENVVRSGGVAIVVQDAWGQPVDPNKVEQAFKENPDARFLAFVQAETSTGAYSDAKTLTKLAHGHGALVIVDAVTSLGGSQLEVDAWGIDAIYSGSQKCLSCTPGLSPVSFGERAVEVIKNRKTKVQSWFLDMNLVMNYWGGGTKRAYHHTAPINALYGLHEALVMLQDEGLENSWTRHTNLHLALKAGFEALGLSFVVPEGSRLPQLNSVTIPEGVDDAQVRGTLLQRYNLEIGAGLGDLAGKIWRFGLMGHSATPKNVIFALAALESVLTELKAPINRGVALDAAQQVLLAKGY; encoded by the coding sequence ATGAGCATCACATCGTTTAACCCGCCTGTACGCACCCTGATGGGACCTGGTCCTTCCGACGTTCACCCCCGTATTCTGGCTGCGATGGCGCGGCCGACCATCGGTCATCTCGATCCTCTGTTCGTGAACATGATGGACGAGATGAAGGTATTGTTGCAGTACGCCTTTAAAACCGAAAATGCTTTGACGCTGCCGGTTTCCGCGCCGGGTTCGGCCGGTATGGAAACCTGCTTCGTCAACCTGGTGGAGCCGGGCGACAAGGTAATCGTTTGCCAGAACGGCGTGTTCGGCATGCGCATGACGGAAAATGTCGTGCGCTCGGGCGGAGTCGCTATCGTTGTCCAGGATGCCTGGGGGCAGCCGGTCGATCCCAATAAAGTGGAGCAGGCGTTCAAGGAAAATCCTGATGCGCGTTTTCTGGCGTTCGTTCAGGCGGAAACCTCGACCGGCGCGTATTCCGACGCCAAAACCCTGACCAAACTGGCGCACGGTCACGGCGCGCTGGTCATAGTCGACGCAGTTACCTCGCTCGGCGGCAGCCAGCTGGAAGTCGACGCGTGGGGCATCGACGCGATTTATTCCGGTTCGCAGAAATGCCTGTCCTGCACCCCTGGCCTTTCCCCGGTCAGTTTCGGCGAGCGCGCGGTTGAAGTCATCAAGAACCGCAAGACCAAGGTGCAAAGCTGGTTCCTGGACATGAATCTGGTAATGAACTATTGGGGCGGCGGCACCAAACGCGCCTACCATCATACCGCGCCGATCAATGCCTTGTACGGCCTGCACGAAGCGCTGGTGATGTTGCAGGACGAAGGCCTGGAGAACTCCTGGACCCGGCACACCAACCTGCATCTGGCGCTCAAGGCCGGATTCGAAGCGCTGGGATTGAGCTTCGTAGTGCCGGAAGGTTCCCGTCTGCCCCAGCTTAACTCGGTTACCATACCGGAAGGCGTGGACGATGCGCAGGTGCGCGGCACGCTGCTGCAGCGCTACAATCTGGAGATAGGCGCTGGCCTGGGCGATCTGGCTGGAAAAATTTGGCGTTTCGGCCTGATGGGTCACAGCGCCACGCCGAAAAACGTGATCTTCGCGCTGGCGGCGCTGGAATCGGTATTGACCGAACTGAAAGCGCCGATCAACCGCGGCGTTGCGCTGGACGCGGCTCAGCAGGTGCTGCTGGCGAAGGGATACTGA
- a CDS encoding toxic anion resistance protein — protein MSDLQNSAEAQNTLTPPEVITPVAGPNAPDRVPLKAEVTAKIDEQIAHYLDSLMNEDIQSESFQAKLDSAFRLGKEEISNASSLMTGRFMERNFVGIENSAAFKSIQSMRGMLDELNPGKQGDLLEKNRLLGVIPFGNKLQAYFRKFQSVRNQMQAVMTAIHAARDDMQRDAAEIELVKSKLWDAMQKLKGAIYFAEQIDRQIAARVEELKAGDPLRAKALEQEVLFYARQNLQDMQTQMAVNVNGYLSLDVLKKTAREMANGCSRVATTGMSALATAQTVARATGNQIQVMEMLTGVSDTIGELVTETSRQLGKHVDKTGEFASNPLIGIQKIQEMFDNTFKAMDAMDAFRSKAIDALGKNNQILKEQISRSEQYLDRSRSADAKAAMSSDATIAGPVKL, from the coding sequence ATGTCCGACTTGCAAAATAGTGCCGAAGCACAAAATACATTAACCCCTCCCGAGGTGATCACACCGGTTGCCGGACCCAATGCCCCGGACAGGGTGCCGCTCAAAGCGGAAGTAACCGCCAAAATCGACGAGCAGATTGCGCATTACCTGGACAGCCTGATGAATGAGGATATTCAAAGCGAGAGTTTTCAGGCCAAGCTGGATTCCGCATTCCGCCTGGGCAAGGAGGAAATATCCAACGCCTCGTCGTTAATGACCGGGCGCTTTATGGAGCGTAATTTTGTCGGAATCGAAAATTCCGCCGCATTTAAATCAATCCAGTCGATGCGCGGCATGCTTGATGAGCTTAATCCGGGCAAGCAAGGCGACCTGCTGGAGAAGAACAGGCTACTCGGGGTGATCCCGTTCGGAAACAAGCTTCAGGCCTATTTCCGTAAATTCCAGTCAGTCAGAAATCAGATGCAGGCCGTGATGACCGCCATTCACGCCGCTCGAGACGACATGCAGCGCGATGCCGCCGAGATCGAGCTGGTTAAATCCAAGCTGTGGGATGCGATGCAAAAACTGAAAGGGGCCATCTACTTTGCAGAACAGATAGACCGGCAAATTGCGGCGCGCGTCGAGGAATTGAAGGCCGGCGACCCGCTGCGCGCCAAAGCGTTGGAGCAGGAGGTGCTTTTTTACGCCAGACAGAATCTGCAGGACATGCAAACCCAGATGGCGGTCAATGTGAACGGCTATCTATCCCTCGACGTACTCAAGAAAACCGCCCGTGAAATGGCGAACGGCTGCAGCCGTGTCGCGACAACCGGCATGTCGGCTCTCGCGACCGCGCAAACAGTCGCGCGCGCTACCGGCAACCAGATTCAAGTCATGGAAATGCTCACCGGCGTGAGCGACACCATCGGCGAGCTGGTTACCGAAACATCCCGGCAGCTTGGCAAGCACGTCGACAAAACAGGCGAGTTCGCATCGAATCCGTTGATCGGCATCCAGAAAATACAGGAGATGTTCGACAATACCTTTAAGGCGATGGACGCCATGGACGCCTTCCGTTCCAAAGCGATCGACGCCCTCGGCAAGAACAACCAGATTCTGAAAGAACAAATTTCCCGCTCCGAACAGTATCTC
- a CDS encoding NAD(P)/FAD-dependent oxidoreductase, producing MTISNTEIPCSCDVLVIGGGPAGSSVAALLARDGIDVVLLEKALHPRPQVGESLIPHFWKYADLTGATPLIESEGFVAKAGGITVWNGKIHRIAFSEFGFTRPALHVERDVFDDLLLRHAVSSGARVYQQIAVKEVNFSSEARPLVHYLDKRGDKAGEGRIACRYVIDASGNGAVLAGQFGSKRLIDTRMRFLSLWGYFRNSRYVGADGKSHAPEDIGAIKPVTFVTSFEDGWIWHIAMRKLTSVGVVLHTDRARGMNGSEREQFFLETCRKTPYIDRLLDAAEYQEGLYCERPDYSYYSTRLCGENFYLLGDAASFVDPIYSHGVLNAFYNAAMAAVAVRESLRDPARRARHAQLCENRMRQFYGFSRALALGEFGGDGVDADLVKHLMRSVPRRELDLMLAASYMSERAGNFHRLIEDAGLQHTEAPDKIHFMSRLEL from the coding sequence ATGACTATAAGCAATACCGAAATACCCTGCTCATGCGATGTGTTGGTCATCGGCGGCGGCCCGGCGGGTTCCAGCGTAGCCGCCCTGCTGGCGAGAGATGGGATCGACGTCGTGTTGCTGGAAAAGGCCTTGCACCCGCGCCCGCAGGTCGGCGAAAGCCTGATCCCGCATTTCTGGAAATACGCCGACCTGACCGGCGCAACGCCGCTGATCGAATCCGAAGGGTTTGTCGCCAAGGCGGGAGGGATTACCGTATGGAACGGCAAAATCCATCGCATCGCATTTTCCGAGTTCGGTTTTACCCGTCCCGCGCTGCATGTGGAACGCGATGTTTTCGACGATCTGCTGCTGCGCCATGCGGTGTCGTCCGGTGCGCGCGTTTATCAGCAGATTGCGGTGAAAGAGGTTAACTTTTCCTCCGAAGCGCGTCCGCTGGTTCATTACCTGGACAAGCGCGGCGACAAAGCAGGGGAGGGGCGTATCGCCTGCCGTTACGTCATCGACGCCAGCGGCAACGGCGCGGTGCTGGCGGGGCAGTTCGGCAGCAAGCGCCTGATCGATACGCGCATGCGTTTCCTGTCGCTGTGGGGGTATTTCCGCAACTCCCGTTATGTCGGCGCCGACGGCAAAAGCCATGCGCCGGAAGACATCGGCGCGATCAAGCCAGTCACCTTTGTAACCTCGTTCGAGGACGGCTGGATTTGGCATATCGCGATGCGCAAGCTGACCAGCGTCGGCGTCGTCCTGCATACCGACAGAGCGCGCGGTATGAACGGGAGCGAACGGGAACAGTTTTTTCTGGAAACCTGCCGCAAAACGCCCTATATCGATCGCCTGCTGGATGCGGCGGAATATCAGGAGGGCTTGTACTGCGAACGTCCGGACTACTCCTATTATTCGACGCGGCTGTGCGGAGAAAACTTTTATCTGCTCGGCGACGCGGCGTCTTTTGTCGATCCCATTTACTCACACGGCGTGCTGAATGCGTTTTACAATGCCGCGATGGCCGCCGTGGCGGTGCGCGAATCCCTGCGCGATCCGGCGCGCCGCGCCCGCCATGCGCAGTTGTGCGAAAACCGCATGCGGCAGTTTTACGGCTTCTCGCGCGCGCTGGCGCTTGGCGAATTCGGTGGCGACGGCGTGGATGCCGATCTGGTCAAGCACCTGATGCGCTCGGTTCCCCGGCGCGAGCTGGATTTGATGCTGGCCGCTTCGTATATGTCCGAGCGCGCCGGAAATTTCCACCGACTGATCGAGGATGCCGGGTTGCAACATACCGAGGCTCCGGACAAGATACATTTCATGTCGCGGCTGGAGTTGTGA